CTGTTAACCCAGAGATAGTGGTCAACCATGTCAAAAGCCTTTGTCAGATCAATGAACTTTGCACCAGGGGACCTGTTACTATCTAAAGAAGAGAATATATCATCGGTGAGATTTAGAAGACCGGTGGCTGTGGAGAATTTTGGTCTGAATACAGATGGTCATTAACATAGTGGGgtagttgtttaaaaaatagctTTTCAAACATCTTTGCTGTTGCGGGAGCGGAAGGAGGACCAAAACGCAGAGTAGCAGGTAGGAAGTTCCTAAGGGTTTATCGTACATTTCATCAAACAACGGGAGCCAAAAAACGAAAAATCCAAGCAACTCCAAAATCCAAATGAGGCAAAACAAGGGAAAAGGTCCAGGGgggaaagaaaaggcaaaaactaCACAAAGAAACTTACGGGGGGGGAACTAGGGGACACCgaacaggaacacacagactAAAAGGCGCTGACTGCACACATGGCCAAAGGATCTGGCAAAGGgcaaagggaacacaggggttaaatacaagaggtaacgaggtaacgggaaacaggtgagacgtcaggtgaatcacattagggcggggcaggacaatcagacaggcacaaatcaaagctagacaagaccaaacaagacaggaaaccagactaccaaaacaaaacaggaagcagaataAACAGACACCTACCGGGGAAACTCAAGagccacaaacacaaaaggagGGCCAAAGGGGACAAATAATCCCGAACAAAAtcccaaaccacaacactttGTTATGCTATTGATGGAACTGGGCCTGTAGTTTTTGAGGTGAGGAGGGTCACAACCTTTATGCAAAGGGATAACTTTGGCACATTTCCCCATTGATGGAGTTATGCATTTGGATACGGAGAGGTTAATTTAAATaagtctaaatctaaatcttcaAACCATCTGGGCCAGCACAACTACCTGAGCTCAATTCCCAAAAACCCTGCTCCACGTCAGCTGGGTGGATTCTGCTGAAGAAGACGGACCTACGACACACGTGGTGAGATTTCGGGATAGGGAAAATCAGAGAACTGCGAGCTGCTGACGGAGGAATTGTGACAACGTCGTTGTTGTTGACTGAACATTATTCAACACTTAAATCTGCTTTTAAGTGCATTGTATTGGGTTACAAActgtttcagtgttttctctcACCATGTTGGATTAAAGAAGtgtatttttgtgatttaaagcAAAAGAAAGCGATGTTGTCTTTCACTACTGGAGCTATGCAGACGATGTTCAAGCCCGATGGGATCAATGGAGACATCAACATCACTCTGTGGCCTCTACAGGTGAGACACACAGACTATattagccctcatgttgtcctcatgttgtcctcacgttgtcctatatcattgttctttttaattccccaaaataacatgattgattccacccaacgctctttgccaagtacaaatctctactttcattaattttggggcgtcttattcaattttatagcatttaaaaaaacaaattgaagtgtttttgaaatagtattgagtaaaagttgacatattccagtctgtgattatcatcaacatccattcctttaattttagtctcaataattcctaatttctgcttttctaactcaaacattaggtataatatcctataaatgaggtttattgaccacaaattccaagaataactgttaaactaaagttaataagttagtgttacgtagtgttgaaaacgtaaaaaaagtgacaaacattgaaaaaaaagggacaaaaatgtaagaaaaagttaaaaacattgatagaaagcgtcaataaaagtgttgagcTTCACttttgacggaaagacaacacaagaacCATCTGATTAGTCGTCATTGGAAACTATTTGGAAATTGGCAGGCCCTCGCAACTGGAAActaacaaataaatgcaaaatactCTGCATATAACCTAGTATTCTGTGTTGGAGGACAGTTGTCATCTCCTCtcttgtgtatttgtctgttgtgtCTTTCAGAACGGCGTTCTCCACTTCTGTGGATTTCAAGTTCTCGCACCTCAGATATTTTGGAGTCCGGCTCACTGCCCCCCCGCCGTGCGGACCGCGATGCTGGACGGGTGGCGAGCCCGAGTCAAAGGCCTGTTGCATGAACGGCCTTTGACCTTCGCCCCGTGTGAGCTCTTTGACCTCAGCTTCCAGGGGGGGTTCAGGCTGAGGCCCCCGGTGAGGGAGGACCGAGAGTCCCGGGCGTACGGCATCACCACGGGACACCACCTGGGGAAGCCGCTGCCGCCTGATAACCAGATCAAAGCTCATCCAGACCCCCGCAGCTAGATCCGATCCTCTTTGTTCTCATGTTACAATATCACTTGTACAACAATAAATGGGTTTTGATAAATTCTTCATGTTCACTGAAgctgaaatcattttttaaccccttgtgttgtcctctttCAAAgggttttatatcagaaatatggatttctttcaaccaaattgcccaaaaacaacatggatgatTCCGTATGACATTCTTCAGGTGACATTGATGATTACTTTCATGgattttttggggtgttttatttaatcttaaagAATctgaattgctttttttaaatatccggactaaactttgacatctaaccatctgtgatccactcaacatcctctgatcttgactaatagtcaaaataattcatgatttctGAATGCAAAGTAATTTGCAACCTACCTCTCCATCtatgctgattgggaatgattgagatttctcttgcacagctaccagaagacttatgattttcagacaggttgcttaCGTCAAATCTACGTCATggagctcagttggaggctgcgcagtaacgctcagccatcaccggaaaagagcttcAGGTAGACTTCACTGGACAGTCTCCGTCCAGTTTAACGGGACCTGtcggtccatttctttaactgtctattgcTAATAACGCAACTTGCGATGTGATGTTGTGATCTGGACCGGAAGGAGAACAGGAAGGGCCTCAAATCAtcagacaaataaacaaaataatcataaataatgAAACTAATCGTCAGTTGCAGGCTTTAGCTCATAGACAGTATAAGAGCTACATACTATTAATTTGGTTATGTTTATGTTCTTCACTGGGTGGGTGGGACCAAATACAACTAATGGAGGGACCATATCCAAGGGTCGCAAtgtaatatatacacatacagagtgaaaatgtttaaatttataCAATAAAACCTCAAAAAAGTCCGTAAAATAAAGACAtcaatgttttccattttgtttaGTTAAGAGACAATACACGGTGCTCAATTTTCTTTCCtgtcactccccccccccctccacctggCGGAATGGAACAGTCCGGGTGTGACGTCATCGCCGGGGCTCAGTCTGTGCAGAGCGACCACAGGAAGAGACcagtggttgttgttgttgttgttgttgttgtgctctGGCCCGTCTGTGTTCgttgacattttaaaggttAACTTTAAcgaaagatatatattttttttcaccttttaaaatTCAAACCTTGACTCTTGTTTGTTATAATATCTCCGTATCGAGTGAAAAAGAGCCCGGAAACATGAAATGGATGTTCAAAGAGGATCACTCCTTGGGTAAGGGAGGATGGAGGTGTTATTAATCATAATGGTAAAAAATATCAACGCACTTTGATTGCATAACGTGTACCTAAGGCTTTATTTAGGCGCGGGGGCGAGTAAATGAGGCTTTAAGGGTTAATAAATCCCTTTAAAACACGTCGGGCTCTCAGGCTGGCCTGTCCTTTAGGCTTTGACGGATATTAGCTGCATCCACATATTAAATATAGCTGTTAATGTCAATGTCAGCTAACGAAGAGCCCGTTATCTGCACTGTAGGTGTCGTGTCTGCACGTAGAGGACCACAGCACCGTGtctttgttcttattttctcatttcttcCCCCACGACGACCCTGTTTTCAGGCGGAGGGTGCAGGCTGTTGACACCCAGGTAACACATTAAGCTGCTAAAAGCCTCCTTTCTGCACTGGGTTGCACCTAGCAGCTGGATAACAACGCTCGGACCCGTCTAATTTATGGAGCTGGATAATGTAGTTTTCCTTTTCATCCACTTGTTGTAAGGTGGAGGCCTGACAGGCGTCAGCTGGACGGAACCAAAGTGGTCTCGACAGAACTAGTGCATGCCTGCAGGCTATTCATTTAGTTATTATGTAGCCTAATTAATACAAATTGTTGTCACTAAATCGACTAATTGTTTGCAcaaaatttaagacaaattGCCTGACAAGATATCAAAGGTGATGCATTAAAACAGCTTACATGTCAGAAGGAAGTAGGCCTGTTTAACTTGACTAAATCATATTAATCATAACAAAtgagacacagaaagcaaaCAACTCTTTGCATTTAATACATGTTTGGCATTTTAAGTACTCAGAATTGATCATCTGAAGCAACTTCCTGTTGACAGGCTAACTGATGTAGCAAGCAACTGGTGATAAtcagattttaaaatacaaaaacaaaaggcttCAATGCTGAGTTTGTTAATAATTAACGAGCTCTGTTTACATGTAGCTGTCCATAAATACTGCGGTCTTTAAAGGTGTcgctgttttaaatgttaaaagtgtaaaagtaacgACAAAACGGCCGTTGGGATCTCTCCAccgtgtttgttgttgtttgtgtcagtgttggGACTACGTTACCCATAAACCCCTCTGCTTACTGTAAACAGAAGGGTGTTCCTTATCCAGATATCCAGTTTCCTCCTACTAAgactgcaactaacaattgttTTCACTATTAATAAACCAATCGGTATGGTTTATTAATTGTTTGGTAATAAGCAACAAATAGGGAAATAATCTGAATCCGGTTTATCGccaaatagtttttatttataaaaaacaaggAGTTTGCCTCTGTGTTTTGGTGCATAACAATAAACATAAGTACAggaaacatgaataaaatacacaacGTGTCACTTTTTGTATTCTACCAGTTGGGGCTGGGTTAAAATAGGGAGATCACCAATGAAGGATTCGGGTGAAATTCAcccatttcagaaaaaaaagaagaaaaatggtacaaaaatttcaaaaattcTACCTCTAAATCAGCGtccttttcttatttccttCGATAAACTTGTAtttctgactcaattcagaacataattctggatatgacacttatgttgtttccatagtggatttttaacatgaattataaccttatgggacgttgtagagcgtcctctggtggacagactatgcaaNNNNNNNNNNNNNNNNNNNNNNNNNNNNNNNNNNNNNNNNNNNNNNNNNNNNNNNNNNNNNNNNNNNNNNNNNNNNNNNNNNNNNNNNNNNNNNNNNNNNacacacacacacacacacacacacacacacacacacacacacacacacgtatgtacacacacacacacacaccttttcctAAAATGTACCTTTATAAAATGAGCTCCGACACATTTACACTCAACCATATATTTTAATAAGTGAGATAAGAAGCCACAGAGGAAATTAAACAAGAAGAGCTTCtgataaaagttaaaattaaacaagaGGAGCTTCtgataaaagttaaaattaaacaagaGGAGCTTCtgataaaagttaaaattaaacaagaagAGCTTCtgataaaagttaaaattaaacaagaGGAGCTtctgataaaagtcataaacgTGATTTGACTGAAGTTTTACCACGTTTCCCGACCATGAGGTCACCTGTTTACCGTCGTTAAGAGACAATTACTTCCTCGGTGCTGCAGTTTAATCTGAAATATTCTGTCAAATCAAGAGAAATACGCAACTATTTTGCCAATTTGTTCATCTTTTAATCAACTATTAAATATTTTGCTGGTtcaagcttctcaaatgtgaatgaTCACATATTCTTCTGATGATTTGatgatattaaataaaacataaatgggTTTTAGATAAACTCTAAGCACTCTGAGAAGTTGTGAATGAAGTTTTCCACTTTTGCCACGGCAAGATGTGCCAATACAATaacagaattattattattattattaacttattTTATTCCACGTGGCCTTGCAGCTAAACTTTTGAGGCCTGGTAGCGGTACTGGACCCGGGGTATTGGGAACTAAACCTTAACCCCCCTCCGCCCCCCCCAACACCCCGAATCCCGGGTCACAATGTCAAAATGTGCCAATAAAACAACAGAATTATCATTCCGAAACACATTTTATTCCACTTTTGACACCTTTTGAGGCCCGGTACTGGACACTGGACCCAGGATATTGGGAACCTTCTCTAAGgactaaccccccacccccccagtgTCCCGGGTCTGACCTGGACTGAGGCACGGTCTTGTCCACGAACAGGAAGATGGCCTTCTCCGAGGGCAGCTGGATGCGTTTCCTGATGATCCACATGAACTGAGCCACTGTGATGTCAGAGGGGACCAGGTACTTCCTCTTGTCTATGTCCACGATCTGGGACCCGGACACCTTCTCCACAATCAcctgaggaaacacacacacacacacacacagtcagtcagtcagtcagtcacacacacacacacNNNNNNNNNNNNNNNNNNNNNNNNNNNNNNNNNNNNNNNNNNNNNNNNNNNNNNNNNNNNNNNNNNNNNNNNNNNNNNNNNNNNNNNNNNNNNNNNNNNNatatgtgtgtgtgtgtgtgtgtgtgtgtgaatatatgtgtgtgtgtgtgtatgtgtgtgtgtatatatagatgtatgtatgtataaagaAAATCCAGATTATctcattttatgattttaaattaattaaataattaattaatttgaattttattgTATGCCCTGCGTCTTCTTAATTTAGCTCTTTTAAAggagatatataaatatataaaagggCTTAAGTAAGAAGACGCAGGGCATGTAGTTGAGTGTAAACATCTGGAGAATGATGAAATGGGAAAACACCACGAGTTGATGTATTATTAGACCTGCAGCTGAGACGGACTACAACACCCAGAGGGATTTGTAGTCACAACCCCGGCCTGTCATGACTCAGAACCTTCCgcctgtatttatgtatttacaggAGAGAAATCCGTCCGTTTGGGGGCCCCTGCAGGGCTCCTCGCACCTTTACACCTGCTTCTTGGGAGGGGTTCTCAAAATATCTTTTCAACAACGACCCCCccttaaaagtcttttttttaacaaaatgctccctaaaatatttttggtgataaaataaataaataaataaccatatCTAAAGAGTCTGATTCATTAATTATTTCCTCAAAAGCAACAACGttgtaactgaaaaacattgaaatgctaCGTTTCCTGTGTTTGGATTCATCActaaatgtattaattattaaagtaaaattgaaataaaattacaaattaaaatgaattactaaaaaaattacaaattaagattaatgaaatatattaaagaaaagttaaaataaaattacaaattaaaatgaatgaattaaaaatattaaagtaaaattaaataaaattacaaattaaaatgaatgaattaaaaaattacaaattaaaatgaattaaaaaattacaaattaaaatgaattaattaaaaatattaaagtaaaattaaaataaaattacaaattaaaatgaattaattaaaaaaattacaacttaaaattgattaattaaagattttaaagtaaaattacaataaaattacaaattaaaattaattaattaaaaaaataaaaataaaactgaattaaaaaaaattacaaattaaaattaattaattaattaaaaaattaaaaataaaactgtattaaaaaaaaattacaaattaaaattaattaaaaaatttaaattaaagttaaattattttagcaagtcatatatattttaatagtttttttttttagtcaggAAACAGATTGGCATGGCTAATTGAATAATTGAACACGTGATCGACGGTGTTACATCGACCGGCGCGGTGCACGTTACGCATGCGTAGGATTCGGGTTGGTTTGGCAGAAACCGAAACCCTTTAAAAAGCCCAATACTCGGCCGAACCCAAACCCGTATCCTGGATTCGGTGCGTCCCTGATCAAACTGTTGTGACTAGGCCGGTCCTCGACTAAAGAAATTCCTCGTTGACTGACACTTACTTGATTTTGACGACTAATCGATTCATTATTTAATCGACGGAGCCAGAAAAGCTTGATTTAAATATAGTTAATTAACagtctgtaaaactgagtttctacaCAATTAATCCTGCAAAAGAACCTCTTTAAATCTCGTGCTCACCAGAAATGAGCTCATAAGTTTATTGGAAATGAGTAATTAGGCATGACtaagcataaaaaatgactcatcaactaaagaaatctcaggcgattagtcaactaatctgtggttttggaattagtcgactaagatttctttaattgatgagtcattttttacatataattcaaaaaaataacatcacgGACCCGGGATAAGGGGGTAAATATTCAGAGTAAGACCTCTGATTAAAGTGGTGAATTTGGATTTTAATTACTTCTCTGCAGTTGTCCTCCCGCGGCCTGATTGGACCCTTTGGCGGGCCGGTTTTGGTCCACGGGCCGTATGTTTTACCTGTGTCTCCTTCCTGTTGCAGCATCACGATGGGGCAGCTGTACGAGAAGGAGAAGGACGAGGACGGCTTTTTATACGTGGCCTACAGCGGGGAGAACACCTTcggtttttaaaaacaacaagtcCTGTCCCACGTCCCACGTCCAATCACAGCCCTCGCTCCGCCCCTGGAGAAATGGCGGGAAACCCCAGAGCGATTCAGAGACATGACGGACCGACTGCCCCCCCGACCGGATGAACAGAAACTACTTACGTTGCACCAGATCTTCGTCATAGAGTCAGTTGTGTGTTGCGTGTGCGTTTTCATTTCAactattgtttgtttgtttgtttgtttgtttgtttgttgtgatttcagtgtttttaggAGGaactttgctttatttttggtttgttttgcacattttaaatgacttgtGAGAGATTGAGATTTGCTTTTTAGTTCTGTGACACGCTTTTCCTTCTTTGAAGacgatgttaaaaaaaaaaaagaccatttaatttaattatttgaaattaaattaggAGGACCTAACCAATAAAAAGGATTCAAATAAAACCTGGTTGTcgtttaatttaaatgtacattCGGTTTAATGAGCTTCAACACGTGGAACGAAGACCTTTTAAAAAGGGGACGCTACAGGCAAAGAACATGGTCtaattttggggttttgggATATTTTGCCTCCATCATAGGCAAAATTTAGGGTTGCACAatttttgttgcacttttttttttttttcaatgtgtttttatttttgtgattttcatttttatttaaaagttacaacTCAGGAAACAGAGACCGACAGCGGACGAGATAATGtgcaacaacaactacaacaacaacaacaacagcaacaaagttcaggcaagagtgcagaaagaaacacacaaaaatggccaaaaggtaaacaaaatgaatatatatagatatagatacacatgatctaataagacatgcatAAAATTGTGATAAAACTTCAGTCAAATCacatttatgacttttatctttatttagattttctaATTTTGCAGTTTTGGGATATTTTGCTTCCATCACAGGCATAATTtacagcggggggggggggggggggNNNNNNNNNNNNNNNNNNNNNNNNNNNNNNNNCAGGGGTTACaactacaaaacaaagaagtaaaCTGAAAATTAATATTTACCAAATAATTCAGGTTTTTAGCTGATTTGACAATAACCAATGTATATtctaaagcaggggtcttcaacgttttccaggacaaggacccccaaactgatggcaagatggagcggggaccccctaattatatatatagtataaaattgtgttatatcaaactggtcctatagtgccatgtgtgcattgatgactgaaagacatcttctgcctccatttatctgtttactacagtgtgttgaat
The Etheostoma cragini isolate CJK2018 chromosome 1, CSU_Ecrag_1.0, whole genome shotgun sequence genome window above contains:
- the nqo1 gene encoding NAD(P)H dehydrogenase [quinone] 1, which translates into the protein MAQKTALIVYAHQSPASFNAAARDVAMQALAAQGYRVLLSDLYAMDFRASATQDDIIGDLKTPEHFKYGDETMSAWKEGRLSDDIVAEQRKVEEAELVIFQFPLYWFSVPAIMKGWMDRVLTQGFAYSLTNMYDNGVFKQKKAMLSFTTGAMQTMFKPDGINGDINITLWPLQNGVLHFCGFQVLAPQIFWSPAHCPPAVRTAMLDGWRARVKGLLHERPLTFAPCELFDLSFQGGFRLRPPVREDRESRAYGITTGHHLGKPLPPDNQIKAHPDPRS